ACTTTATCTATAATAGTAATAATAATATTTATTTGTATACATTACATTCAACATAGTGACCATAGTAAAACTCCTCCAGCAAATAATGAGTAAATTATATCATGACCGCAAAAGAAATACAATCAAATTTTATAACTGAATTTATCTGCCATATTATGCAATAGCAGTTGCTCCGAAACCCATTGAAACGAATGCCCTAAACGCTTTCTTCAGAGAATCAAACTGGTTTTGCGGGTGGTTTCTTATTCCTCTGGCAAAAGTGGTAAATCACACGCTCTAACTCTAGCAGGATAGGGAATAACCTGATCATATGGCGGTGGATTTAAATTAGCATATAAATCCTGTTTTACCGGTATATCTATAGGATTTCTGTTGCTATCCAGCTGATTTCTTAAAATATCTACAATAAACCTTCCGATCTGCCGTCCAAGTCGCAGCCCCTCGCTTAAATCCACTGAAAAATGTACACCTCCATATAGACGTGAAATAGAATTCTCTTCTGCTAATTTTTTTAATCTTTCAGCTTCTGGAGGAAAAAAGTAGCTTAGAATAACCTCAGCTGTTCCTGATATAACAGAATGTCCTGATGGATAAGCAGGAAATTTTGGCGTACAAATCGCTGTAAGAAGTTTTTTGTCCAACTGATTTGGGCGGGGAACATCCCAAAGGTACTTATAATACCAAGTGATTACAAATGCATCGCTAATTCCTGCCTGAACTGCTGCAAGTACACGAGCCGATTGTACTGGAGTAAACTCATAGGTGTCCAGCAGCCGATCTATAATAGGTGTCCATTGTTTTGTGGCTGGACCCTCCCCCCAATATTCTGCAATCTTTCTTTGCTGCAAGGTAATGTTATTTAGTACATCCTTAACAATGGATAACTCTTTACAAAAATCTATGTTACCTGGATGTTGTATAGTAAATCTAATGTTCTTTCCGTCTAGCGAAACAAATTCTCCACCTCTACTTCTTTTCATGAAGTATAACGGCCCTGAACCAGCAGTTGGGTCAATTCCCTTAGGGAGTTCTACTTCTCCAGCATAAGGTAATTGGGACCACTTTTTTTGAAACTTCTTTTGCTCTTTTTGATTGTTGTATTTATTTATCTTTGCATCTTGTATGTTTTTATTATGAAATCTTATATATTCTACCACTTCACTTGAATATACATATATTGCTTTCTTCACAATGACTCCCCCATTACTATATAACCTGATTATTATAGTATATGAAGGAGAAACGATTTGCGTTACCTAATAAATATTTTTGCGAGGTTAAACTGTATCTTTACATGTAAAATTATTTATACACTCACTTAGTTATATAGAATGTTTAACCGCTAACCCTGCAGCATATCCTATAAGTGCATGGCAATCAAAACCTCCCCAATACAACAACCATTGGACTATTCCATTTTAGATACTGGGGTGCATGAAATTTTTGGAATTGCCTGGACAGGTCAAGGAACTATATACGAAGTTGAAATAAGCCTAAATGGTGGAAACAGTTGGGGACAAACTACGCTACAGCATAATATAAAAGAACCTTACTCTTGGGTTTTTTGGACATATACATGGAATGCTGTCAACCCTGGGGAATATTTAATAAAAGTTAGGGCAAAGGACACCACAGGAAGAATTCAACCCCCTGTAGCAGAATGGAATCGAAAGGGCTACGGCTATAATGCTGAGACAACCTTGAACCTCAAGGTTGAATAAATTTATGATCAATACGACAGCAATGCAAAGGAACGGTTTTTGCTGTCGCATTGGCCTATTAAATATTCATAAAGTCTTATCAGGTACTGATTTCCAATCGCATCCTAAACCTTCTTCTAAGTACTTAATAAAATTTATCCTTTGATGTATTGCTAAAACCCCACTTCTAGGTCAACAAACTAAGTGGCTGACACCAAATCAAAGTTTTGGGTTATCTACTTATACAGGTGGGAGATCAAGCACTACATCCTCCAAATAAACTCGGCTACCCTATCACCTTAGCATTTTTAGGTTGCCTGTTAATTTATTAATCTTTTTCTTTGGCCCATAGAGACATAAGCCTAGATAGTTAATTAGATTTTTGTTTGTTGAAGATAGCTTTATTTCGTAATCATCATAATTTAAAGATTTCTGTGCCACCTCACTGAAACCAATGACCCTAATGTCCGGATCATTATTTTCTAGCAAAATATCATATTCTTTCTTAATTTCTTCTCTAGATAAAGTTAGTATAGGAATAGGTATGTTTGTAATACCTTCATGAATCCTACCATCCCTATCTACCACTTTCTTACCGATTAACTCCCTTGCTTCACTAGCTAGACTAATTCCTAATGCTGCAGTGGTATTTGCGATTATACCCACTGGTAAACTTCCATCAATAATCATCACACATTTCATATATAAATACCTCCTTTATAAAATGATTATAGAGGTATTTTCTATTTCTTTATTGTATAATATTGTCTTATAATTTTAACGATTTATGATATTGAAGGGGGGTTATCCCATAGGCTTTTTTAAATTCCTTTGTAAAATGAGCTTGATCATAAAAACCCGATCTTAGAGCAATATCCACTATATTGCTGCTACTTTTTAAGAGATATTTTCCATAATCAATTTTAAGCTGTAACTGGTAGGCATTAGGAGTAGTATTAAACTTATCCTTAAAACCTTTGATTAATGCAAATTTATTAATGCTAAAACGATCCTCTATATCCTTCAAGTTTAATGATTGAAGAAAATGTTCCTCTATGTAATTTTTGATTATATTGATTTTTCCATTACTTTTAAGTTTAATAGCCACATCACATGTGGTGAATAGCTGAAGAAGTGTGTTTATCAGTTCAATTTCCTTATCAAACCTGCTGACATCACTTTTTAGAACATCAGCAAAATGTTTAATCTGATCAAATTCGTGCTTACCTAGCTTTTTTATACCAATGGAATGCTTTCTATCTAGATCATCAAATATCTCTTTACAAAACTCATTCTCTACATAGATCATCGTAAATTGCCATTCATTAATATTTAAAGGCTGGCACTTATGGCTTACATAGGGATATATAATCACTGCATCACCAGCCCTAATGTCATAATTTTTTCCGTTTACATGTAATACTGTTGCTCCTTTTTCTATATAGCCTATTGATAATTCTTGATGAATATGATCTTTATATGCATGTACATCATTAGCACAGGTTTTAATCTCAACCATATTACATGCCTTTGCTCGATAATAATGTATACCTTTCATAAACACCATCCCACATAAAGTATATAATTTATTATATCACTGATTTAGCCCTTTGAATTATAAATCATATCAGATTAGCGGAGTTGAAGAATCTTAGAATTAAGAAAATGGCAGTTGGCGAGGGAATCTTAGAAATAATAGGGTTAAGTTAACGCCTATGATTAAAGTTTAGTCTTTTCTATGGTAATTGTTTTTTACAACCATATCTTTTAGAAAAAAAGTATAAAAACCAGTATCTAGACACAAACCCAAAAAATATGTTTGAAATAGATAATCCCAGCCATATTCCAATGGTTTCAAGCTTAAATAAGTAGGCTAGTGTATAACTTAATGGAATAGCTAAAATAAAAAAACGAATGGCTGTTGTTATAAACGTAGGTATTCCTCTTCCAATTGCTTGGAAGGAGGCATTACTTACCATTCCCATCCCTATAAAAATATAGCTTAGAGCCATGATGCGTAGATAGCTTGTACCTTGCCTTAATACTTCGCTAATTCCATCTCCAGAGTCCTCTAGAAAAATCATTAATAAGGGCTTTGGGAAAATCCAGACTAAAACTGCCAGTCCTCCCATCACCACCACCGCATAAACCGTTGCTTTTCTAAAGATACCCTCTACCCTATAGTAGTTTTTTGCACCAAAATTTTGTCCTAGCATAGCAATGGTAGCTCCTCCAAAGGCTACCCCCGGTAAAATAGTAATACTATCTATTCGAAAACCTAAAGCATAGGCTGCAACCGCCTCCTGAGAAAAATCCATGGCGAATTTATTAATAAATACCATTGTAAAGGCTATAGCTCCCTGTGCTACAGAAGAGGGTAGCCCTACTGCTAAGACATTTCTTATATACTCCCATTTCCATCGGAAATGATAAGATTTTAATATTATACTGCTTTTATTCTTTAAAATAAATAGAATACCTATACTTACTCCCACTGTCCAAGCAATTGCTGTTGCTATAGCAGCACCAGCTACTTCTAGCCTGGGAAAAGGGCCTATACCAAAAATAAGTAAAGGATCTAATATAATGTTTACAACTGAACTGCTTATTAAAGCAACCATGGAGAGCTGTGTTTTTCCTTCCCCTCGAAAAATACCATCAATGGCAGCTAACAGAAACTTAATAGGCATAGTCATAGCTATAATCATTATGTAGATTTTTGCCATCCTAAAAACTTCCCCTTCTGCTCCAATAAATCTTAACATGGGATTTACAATCGTTATACCGAAAACAAAGAAGAACAATCCCATGGCTACTGCTAGTAGCAATCCATTAGCTGCTGCTAAGAAACTTTTTTCTCTCTCCCCCGCCCCTATATTTCTAGCTATTAAAGAGCTAATCCCTATGGACACACCTGACCCTAAAGATATGCTTAACATAAAAATAGGAAAAGTCAATCCCATTGCCGCAATAGCATCTGTTCCTAATCTTGACACAAAATAAGTATCGACAATATTAAAAAAGGTCTGCATTAACATAGCCATTAAGATCGGTATGGCAAGCAAAATGAAAGTTTTCCCAATCTTACCCTCTAATAAATCTAAGGTTTTTCTTTTATCCTCCACTTTATTCACCCCTAGAGATGCTATAATTTTCTTGTCTAAATTCAAGAAGCCTTACGAATACCTTGTATACCTTTTTCAACGAGAAGCCATTCTTCTTTATCCTTGTTTTTTCTATGTATTCTCATGAAATATTATGTGCCCTTCATTTTACTAAGCCTTCTATATTTTACTATTTAACTCAAAAACCTCGAATCTGCCTAGTCTAGTCAAGTTATTTTTTATCTGTACCTAGCACTGCTATCTTTTTAATTATTATATCCTCTTTAGAGCTAGATACTTCTCCAGAATAAGAATTTAGCTCTAAAGGTATATCTGCTATTTTCTCTAGGGTTGCTTCTCTCTATTTAGCAAATATATATTTTTATGCAATATAGGAAGATATTAGGCCCAACAAAACTGGGGTTTAATAACAAACTGTTTCCTATTTTGATATATTCCCACTTTCTGTTTTAAAAAACATACTCCCTCCGATACGAAAAATATATACATTTCTATGAAAATGTAGACATTTATACTATGGTATGGCTTATATCTTTCAATTTTCGCTTCATACCTTCCTGCTTCTGCGAGTCTAGTTTTGCATAAGCTACTCCTATTTGATATAACTCTGGGTGAACCAACAAAGCGATTCACTCAAAAGCAAAGCTTTTGGTTCTAGATGAACCAACTAAGTGACTGACACCAAATCAAAGATTTGGGTCATCTACTTATCTGCTTTTCCACAGGCTTAAATTCCGCAGTATCGTTGCGTACACATTCAAAGCTTAGTTAGGTTTAAGCTCTTTGAATTTGATAATTTGCTAAGTTAATGCTTGCGTTTAAATCTCTATCTATTTTAAAACCACATTCAC
The sequence above is drawn from the Clostridium formicaceticum genome and encodes:
- a CDS encoding vanadium-dependent haloperoxidase encodes the protein MKKAIYVYSSEVVEYIRFHNKNIQDAKINKYNNQKEQKKFQKKWSQLPYAGEVELPKGIDPTAGSGPLYFMKRSRGGEFVSLDGKNIRFTIQHPGNIDFCKELSIVKDVLNNITLQQRKIAEYWGEGPATKQWTPIIDRLLDTYEFTPVQSARVLAAVQAGISDAFVITWYYKYLWDVPRPNQLDKKLLTAICTPKFPAYPSGHSVISGTAEVILSYFFPPEAERLKKLAEENSISRLYGGVHFSVDLSEGLRLGRQIGRFIVDILRNQLDSNRNPIDIPVKQDLYANLNPPPYDQVIPYPARVRACDLPLLPEE
- a CDS encoding DUF2000 domain-containing protein, whose translation is MKCVMIIDGSLPVGIIANTTAALGISLASEARELIGKKVVDRDGRIHEGITNIPIPILTLSREEIKKEYDILLENNDPDIRVIGFSEVAQKSLNYDDYEIKLSSTNKNLINYLGLCLYGPKKKINKLTGNLKMLR
- a CDS encoding AraC family transcriptional regulator codes for the protein MKGIHYYRAKACNMVEIKTCANDVHAYKDHIHQELSIGYIEKGATVLHVNGKNYDIRAGDAVIIYPYVSHKCQPLNINEWQFTMIYVENEFCKEIFDDLDRKHSIGIKKLGKHEFDQIKHFADVLKSDVSRFDKEIELINTLLQLFTTCDVAIKLKSNGKINIIKNYIEEHFLQSLNLKDIEDRFSINKFALIKGFKDKFNTTPNAYQLQLKIDYGKYLLKSSSNIVDIALRSGFYDQAHFTKEFKKAYGITPLQYHKSLKL
- a CDS encoding MATE family efflux transporter; translated protein: MEDKRKTLDLLEGKIGKTFILLAIPILMAMLMQTFFNIVDTYFVSRLGTDAIAAMGLTFPIFMLSISLGSGVSIGISSLIARNIGAGEREKSFLAAANGLLLAVAMGLFFFVFGITIVNPMLRFIGAEGEVFRMAKIYIMIIAMTMPIKFLLAAIDGIFRGEGKTQLSMVALISSSVVNIILDPLLIFGIGPFPRLEVAGAAIATAIAWTVGVSIGILFILKNKSSIILKSYHFRWKWEYIRNVLAVGLPSSVAQGAIAFTMVFINKFAMDFSQEAVAAYALGFRIDSITILPGVAFGGATIAMLGQNFGAKNYYRVEGIFRKATVYAVVVMGGLAVLVWIFPKPLLMIFLEDSGDGISEVLRQGTSYLRIMALSYIFIGMGMVSNASFQAIGRGIPTFITTAIRFFILAIPLSYTLAYLFKLETIGIWLGLSISNIFFGFVSRYWFLYFFSKRYGCKKQLP